A part of Paenibacillus sp. 481 genomic DNA contains:
- a CDS encoding helix-turn-helix domain-containing protein: MKTVSLHYTTIGDLIRQRRQEIKLSLRRLSQLSGVDKAGLSRIENGGTKRPEFRTLQALAAILHIPHEELIHHYVQVEDRPDVLHELMLEAIQASDPTSMIKLATGLLQSPREDSYDLVAQLYQTATSVTDVQLQLMLYQIITDYSRSHGIQQYFTRGLLQRYYIEKNDPCKYESAYKLGQEVVYYAEFLCPQDRVELHYILGVQAYNMMLYEDAIQLCTYVLEQHRISPSMNMYARLTICGAYYELGLYAEGQHLLSMSNRPHTTAASEVTNITAALINGKLGHIEDAIEQLYTCLDDCLQQGSHASLLYIITGLMELLLANNDTSTALQLLAYEDIILNLPMNTPLQQSKRAYYFRLKGDLFCRIEQYDAAFDHFFISALEYAKIHLFSKAFQTLGLITKVLLKVELVYSKAIVRKIDLMYDMLCCHMNGRS, encoded by the coding sequence ATGAAGACCGTGTCGCTGCATTACACCACGATCGGCGACCTTATTCGACAACGAAGACAAGAAATAAAGCTCTCACTAAGGCGACTGTCACAATTGTCAGGCGTCGACAAAGCAGGCTTGTCCCGTATCGAAAACGGAGGAACAAAACGCCCCGAATTTCGAACGCTGCAAGCGTTAGCTGCCATTTTGCACATCCCGCATGAAGAACTGATTCACCATTACGTTCAGGTTGAAGACCGACCCGACGTGCTACACGAATTAATGCTGGAAGCTATTCAAGCATCCGACCCTACCTCCATGATTAAGCTTGCCACCGGATTGTTACAATCTCCGCGCGAAGACAGCTATGATCTTGTCGCACAATTGTACCAGACAGCGACGAGTGTAACAGATGTTCAGCTGCAACTGATGTTATACCAAATCATTACGGATTACTCGCGAAGCCACGGTATCCAACAATATTTTACTAGAGGACTTCTTCAACGATACTACATTGAGAAAAATGACCCCTGCAAGTATGAATCTGCCTACAAACTTGGCCAAGAAGTGGTCTATTACGCTGAATTTTTATGCCCACAAGATCGCGTAGAGCTTCACTACATATTGGGCGTCCAAGCCTACAATATGATGCTGTACGAGGACGCTATCCAGTTATGCACTTACGTGCTCGAACAGCATCGAATCTCTCCCAGCATGAACATGTACGCTCGCTTGACCATTTGTGGCGCGTACTATGAGCTAGGCCTATATGCCGAAGGACAGCATTTGTTAAGCATGTCCAATCGCCCGCATACTACGGCAGCGTCCGAAGTTACTAACATTACAGCCGCGCTAATCAACGGAAAGCTAGGGCATATAGAGGACGCTATCGAACAACTCTATACATGTTTAGATGACTGTCTGCAACAAGGCTCACACGCCAGTCTTCTTTATATCATTACTGGATTAATGGAGTTGCTTTTAGCCAACAACGATACTAGCACCGCTTTGCAACTGCTAGCTTACGAAGACATCATTTTAAATCTGCCGATGAATACACCTCTGCAACAGTCAAAACGAGCCTATTATTTTAGGCTTAAAGGGGATCTATTTTGCCGAATCGAGCAATATGATGCTGCTTTTGACCATTTTTTTATTAGTGCGCTCGAATATGCCAAGATTCATCTCTTTAGCAAAGCCTTTCAAACGCTAGGCTTAATCACGAAAGTGCTATTAAAGGTTGAGCTTGTCTATAGCAAAGCAATCGTACGTAAAATTGACCTTATGTACGATATGTTATGCTGTCATATGAACGGCCGCAGTTAA
- a CDS encoding helix-turn-helix domain-containing protein → MKLNMPPETLLREIGSVMKQKRQELQLSIVELAELSGVHQDIVLQLEEGLGTELDLATIFPIMTSLKLPPTMIISIFNDTKQQPEQWFSLLIATIPLHEYELTASIAAQLLESPNLYNIFNVKRLYDMITTTSWDDRLQLCLYETIIQYCTTHHIRIFIAKSLLQQYLIKCKDDTQLDIAFEFGQQVLEHVKSLSAPEKILLYAKMSIHAFKRLQFNDCIALCSHVINSKEKNELHQMEAIYAACRSFYFLGKYKFAKRFLHMYNTSSSPDAEQNKNIMTAMLYGKTGQTKTAIIELETCLATTSPSNYVHLATELLELYLKQNDLQAAADLIQDEDRIMEYPISSPLQDYRTAHFHKLKGDFFIRKKMAREAVPAYIYSSLHYSKINMYGKVFEIVNMTMKYMIEFKLVEDPKEKAKQPPPPPHMCFPSPEW, encoded by the coding sequence ATGAAGCTTAACATGCCACCAGAAACATTACTCCGAGAAATAGGCAGTGTAATGAAACAGAAGCGACAAGAATTGCAATTAAGCATAGTCGAGTTGGCAGAGCTTTCGGGTGTACATCAAGATATTGTATTACAACTAGAAGAAGGTTTAGGTACGGAGCTTGATCTAGCAACCATTTTTCCCATTATGACAAGCTTGAAGCTGCCCCCTACCATGATCATTAGCATCTTTAATGACACGAAGCAGCAACCTGAACAGTGGTTTTCCCTACTAATCGCAACGATCCCACTTCATGAGTATGAGTTAACGGCATCAATCGCCGCACAATTGCTAGAGTCCCCTAATCTGTATAACATTTTCAATGTGAAACGTTTATACGATATGATCACGACCACGTCATGGGACGACAGACTTCAATTGTGTTTATACGAGACCATTATTCAATACTGCACGACACATCACATCCGAATATTTATCGCGAAGAGCCTGCTTCAGCAATATTTAATCAAATGTAAAGATGACACTCAACTAGATATAGCATTCGAGTTCGGCCAACAAGTGCTTGAGCACGTGAAGTCACTTTCTGCTCCAGAAAAGATATTATTATATGCCAAAATGAGCATACACGCTTTCAAGCGATTGCAATTTAATGACTGTATCGCTCTATGTTCACACGTCATTAATAGCAAGGAAAAAAATGAGCTCCACCAAATGGAAGCTATTTATGCCGCATGCCGATCTTTTTACTTTTTAGGTAAATATAAATTCGCGAAACGATTCCTGCACATGTACAATACATCCTCTTCACCAGACGCCGAACAAAACAAGAACATCATGACCGCCATGCTATACGGCAAAACAGGACAAACCAAAACAGCCATAATCGAACTAGAAACTTGCTTAGCAACTACTTCACCGTCTAACTACGTCCATCTTGCAACGGAATTATTGGAATTATATTTGAAGCAAAATGACCTCCAAGCCGCAGCCGATCTGATCCAAGATGAGGACCGCATTATGGAATACCCAATAAGCTCACCCCTACAAGATTATCGGACAGCACATTTTCATAAACTTAAAGGTGACTTTTTTATACGCAAAAAAATGGCTCGCGAAGCTGTTCCCGCATACATCTACAGCTCGTTACATTATTCAAAAATAAATATGTACGGTAAAGTGTTCGAAATTGTGAACATGACGATGAAATACATGATAGAGTTTAAGTTGGTAGAGGACCCGAAGGAAAAAGCAAAGCAGCCGCCTCCGCCACCACATATGTGTTTCCCTTCACCCGAATGGTAA
- the nfi gene encoding deoxyribonuclease V (cleaves DNA at apurinic or apyrimidinic sites): MEPIIEHPWNLSETDAIKLQQQLATKVSKIDQLNHVRYVAGVDVAYSEHSDRLIAAVAVLDASTLELVEAVIAEDVVQFPYIPGLFSFRELPPIVKALKGLATAPDLIVCDGQGLAHPRRFGLASHLGVLFDVPTIGCGKTKLLGDAQEPDAARGSVAPMLDQDEVIGHVLRTQHNIKPIYVSIGHRISVRTACDWILQLTPHYRLPETTRQADQLVRKALTIAKNSAL, translated from the coding sequence GTGGAGCCAATTATAGAACATCCTTGGAATTTAAGCGAAACCGACGCCATCAAGCTACAACAGCAATTAGCGACTAAAGTAAGTAAGATCGACCAACTGAATCATGTGCGATATGTGGCAGGTGTTGATGTCGCGTACAGTGAACATTCTGATCGGCTTATTGCGGCCGTGGCGGTATTGGATGCAAGTACGCTTGAGCTTGTCGAGGCAGTTATAGCGGAAGATGTTGTCCAGTTCCCGTATATTCCAGGCTTGTTCTCATTTCGAGAATTGCCGCCGATCGTGAAAGCACTGAAAGGGCTAGCCACAGCACCTGATTTAATCGTGTGTGATGGACAAGGGCTTGCCCATCCTAGAAGATTTGGGTTAGCAAGTCATTTGGGAGTCTTATTCGATGTGCCTACTATCGGATGTGGGAAAACAAAGTTACTCGGAGATGCACAAGAGCCAGACGCTGCACGAGGTTCTGTTGCCCCTATGCTTGATCAGGATGAGGTTATTGGTCACGTACTGCGGACCCAGCACAACATTAAGCCGATTTATGTGTCCATCGGCCATCGTATTTCGGTACGTACGGCGTGCGATTGGATATTACAATTGACGCCGCATTATCGGCTGCCAGAGACAACGCGTCAGGCCGATCAGCTCGTCCGCAAGGCTTTAACGATTGCGAAGAACTCCGCCTTATAA
- a CDS encoding J domain-containing protein — MRIWDVLGIEPTKDMSVIKKAYAAKLKIHHPESDPSGYQQLREAYDTALRQSRQQAAQAAFSELDELDDSYNESAELTELTELTEQVEQIEQTKHSMETVQVEFRQETWMETYIAESDEDDTEEDGNSPFYRQLEKLYEDISLRVNLHQWQALFNEDFTWDIGEHEARLDELMEFLGRNSHLPHEVWKLLDDTFDLRENREEMLECYEEGLVTYVLQQVEGVMALGYICFAIKEPDAAHVEEYLNLRQSAQFMLMKDDPDMRGFLESTLAEANDLYQDDPDLQLIRAKNFIQLEKVDEALVCLNHAIALQPVQMEAYLLRAQLLYDERRYEEAWVECESLLEGYPEQQDVICLSLQCHVAVGNVEAAWQQTEQKMVALNRFYHFRHGVQMLRLRNKNLHSQKYNNFSPEIRRKTAWYDLLNHFVVFLNLSWMTLLVYGVCELFVDLSYVWTIVVLFIVLKNLWKTCKTAYLFST, encoded by the coding sequence GTGAGAATATGGGATGTACTAGGTATAGAGCCTACGAAGGATATGTCCGTTATTAAAAAGGCGTATGCGGCAAAGCTCAAAATACATCATCCGGAGTCAGACCCGAGTGGCTACCAGCAGCTGAGGGAAGCTTATGATACTGCTCTGAGGCAGTCTAGACAACAAGCGGCACAAGCCGCATTTAGCGAATTGGATGAATTAGATGACTCCTACAATGAATCAGCTGAACTGACTGAACTAACTGAACTAACTGAACAGGTCGAACAGATCGAACAGACCAAGCATTCTATGGAGACTGTGCAAGTCGAGTTCAGACAAGAGACGTGGATGGAAACATACATAGCTGAATCTGACGAAGATGATACAGAGGAAGATGGCAACAGCCCATTTTATCGCCAACTTGAGAAGTTGTATGAAGATATTTCGCTGCGTGTGAATCTACACCAATGGCAAGCGCTGTTTAACGAAGACTTCACATGGGATATCGGGGAACACGAAGCGAGACTGGATGAGCTAATGGAGTTCTTGGGACGGAACAGTCATTTGCCGCATGAAGTGTGGAAATTGTTAGATGATACATTTGATCTTCGTGAAAATAGGGAAGAAATGCTGGAATGCTACGAAGAAGGGCTAGTTACGTATGTGTTGCAGCAAGTAGAAGGAGTCATGGCGCTTGGCTATATCTGTTTTGCGATTAAGGAGCCAGATGCTGCTCATGTTGAAGAATATTTAAACTTGCGTCAATCCGCGCAGTTTATGCTCATGAAAGATGACCCCGATATGAGGGGATTTCTTGAAAGCACGTTAGCAGAGGCTAATGACTTATATCAAGATGATCCAGACTTGCAACTGATAAGAGCGAAAAATTTTATTCAGCTTGAAAAAGTGGACGAAGCGCTAGTATGCCTCAATCACGCCATCGCGTTGCAACCTGTTCAAATGGAAGCGTATTTGCTGCGTGCACAACTACTATATGACGAGCGACGCTACGAGGAAGCATGGGTAGAATGCGAATCGCTGTTAGAGGGTTATCCTGAGCAGCAAGATGTCATATGCTTGTCCTTGCAATGTCATGTCGCAGTGGGGAATGTGGAAGCGGCATGGCAGCAGACGGAGCAGAAAATGGTCGCATTAAATCGCTTCTATCATTTTCGCCATGGTGTACAGATGTTGCGTTTGCGAAATAAGAACTTACATTCACAAAAATATAACAACTTTAGCCCCGAAATAAGGCGAAAAACGGCATGGTACGATTTACTTAACCATTTTGTTGTATTTTTAAATTTAAGCTGGATGACTTTGTTGGTGTATGGGGTATGCGAATTGTTCGTAGATCTATCTTACGTCTGGACGATTGTAGTCCTGTTTATTGTACTCAAGAACTTGTGGAAGACGTGTAAGACAGCGTATTTGTTCTCAACCTAA
- a CDS encoding LacI family DNA-binding transcriptional regulator — protein MSQKVTQQQIADALHLSRNTVSKALNNEPGMKPATRQRIVQKALELGYSKLHFDLHPSIELNVSREASTTWSGSAHDLAYGSAKQSANRLTHGFASEAAQTAKTASKNNYLVSLITHSDYMGNHFWSPFIKGLNLSLKEAGYTLAMTLVDMEDESELRLPQLFMQQPPAGVVTIGPFLRQYYERIAATSIPALFVDTYADFDMHLLKCDTLLVDNKRSTTELTRHLIAQGHRDIGFVGDIGSCLSYAERWQGYVQAMREFGLPVRSEQCITNMLPRHYYMEAELEGAFARMANKPSAFVCANDTIALDMKRIARRAGLRVPEDIALTGFDNLAESATAHPPLTTVHIPKEQMGMRAGEQIAWRMAHPERSQELIRVAVQPIWRQSSTYQRQ, from the coding sequence ATGAGCCAAAAAGTTACGCAGCAGCAAATTGCCGATGCCTTACACCTTTCGCGCAACACGGTTTCGAAAGCGCTGAACAATGAGCCGGGTATGAAGCCTGCAACGCGGCAGCGCATTGTTCAAAAGGCGCTTGAGCTTGGTTATTCCAAGCTCCATTTTGATCTACATCCCAGCATCGAGCTGAATGTCAGTCGTGAAGCGAGTACAACATGGAGCGGATCAGCACACGACTTGGCATACGGATCGGCCAAGCAATCAGCAAATCGATTAACCCATGGATTTGCAAGCGAAGCAGCGCAAACTGCAAAAACAGCGAGTAAAAACAATTACCTTGTTTCCTTAATCACCCATTCCGATTATATGGGCAATCATTTTTGGTCACCGTTTATAAAAGGGTTAAACCTCTCCTTAAAAGAAGCTGGCTATACGCTAGCCATGACGCTTGTTGATATGGAAGACGAGAGCGAGCTGCGCTTGCCTCAACTATTTATGCAACAACCTCCCGCAGGCGTTGTTACAATCGGCCCATTTTTACGCCAATATTATGAACGCATTGCCGCAACAAGTATTCCTGCCTTATTCGTAGATACGTATGCTGATTTTGACATGCATCTGCTGAAATGCGATACGCTGCTTGTCGACAACAAGCGCAGTACCACTGAACTGACACGCCACCTGATAGCGCAAGGGCATCGCGACATTGGCTTTGTCGGGGACATAGGCTCATGCCTAAGCTACGCCGAGCGCTGGCAAGGATATGTTCAGGCGATGCGCGAATTCGGGCTGCCCGTAAGATCAGAGCAATGCATTACGAACATGCTCCCGCGTCACTATTATATGGAGGCTGAGCTGGAAGGAGCTTTTGCGCGAATGGCGAACAAGCCTAGCGCTTTCGTCTGTGCCAATGACACAATAGCACTTGATATGAAGCGGATCGCTCGGCGAGCCGGACTGCGCGTACCAGAGGATATCGCACTGACCGGATTCGATAATCTTGCTGAATCCGCTACCGCCCATCCCCCATTAACGACCGTGCATATCCCTAAAGAACAAATGGGGATGCGGGCCGGAGAACAGATTGCATGGCGAATGGCACACCCCGAACGCTCACAAGAGCTTATTCGTGTCGCTGTGCAGCCCATATGGCGACAATCGTCGACATATCAGCGTCAATAA
- the pnuC gene encoding nicotinamide riboside transporter PnuC, whose product MFRSPIFVLIASIICLVVGLTMKSSYIEIFASVTGIINVWLLARERVLNFAFGIMAVSAFIYIFYTQGLYAMVVLTAVQLVLNVYGWYYWKTSSGTEDVRSTVRLDAKGWTIYSIIIVMAWLAWSWYQIQYLGSEFPYLDALTAVLGLIAQYMLSKKILETWHLWIVYNIVTIVVFLSTELYVMIILAVINLALCVDGLLDWKRNYDRKRTASA is encoded by the coding sequence GTGTTCAGAAGTCCGATATTTGTCCTTATTGCGAGCATCATCTGCCTTGTTGTCGGCCTCACGATGAAGTCGAGTTACATCGAGATTTTCGCTTCTGTTACAGGCATCATTAATGTATGGCTGTTAGCGCGTGAGAGAGTGCTAAACTTCGCGTTCGGCATTATGGCCGTATCCGCCTTTATTTACATTTTCTATACGCAAGGACTTTATGCCATGGTCGTGTTAACAGCGGTTCAGCTCGTGCTGAACGTATACGGCTGGTATTATTGGAAAACGAGCAGCGGTACGGAAGATGTACGTTCTACGGTTCGTTTAGATGCAAAAGGTTGGACGATCTACAGCATCATCATTGTCATGGCATGGCTTGCTTGGAGCTGGTATCAAATTCAATACTTAGGTTCCGAGTTCCCTTACTTGGACGCTCTGACAGCTGTTCTTGGATTAATAGCGCAATATATGCTTAGTAAAAAGATTTTGGAAACATGGCATTTATGGATTGTGTACAACATCGTTACGATCGTGGTGTTCCTGTCGACAGAATTGTACGTCATGATTATTTTGGCTGTTATTAACCTTGCACTTTGTGTCGACGGCTTGCTGGACTGGAAGCGCAATTATGACCGCAAACGTACAGCAAGTGCGTAA
- a CDS encoding DUF1266 domain-containing protein, with protein sequence MLSQYSKKQKKSLELYFRCLTSGCIHGWMRNYYVAYEFKLINKLWWKWPFLDAFKLWELKDDDDLKKQIAWLLDDGCREEYRSLHAHLFALSEQARNKYVEVGDEKSDHAKLDVVHKCLYQLPSGNITAFGCAWAIYLSRIGVAKKYITEEEAWENKIRAARLIQQSYSSWDDFYIAFLVGNQYFSAHEGIKNYVRITAMFDLMSGSSLLFNKVKWEQPLLPH encoded by the coding sequence ATGCTCAGTCAATACTCAAAGAAACAAAAAAAATCACTAGAGCTTTATTTTCGCTGTCTTACATCCGGCTGTATCCATGGTTGGATGAGGAACTACTATGTAGCCTATGAGTTTAAGCTCATTAATAAGCTATGGTGGAAATGGCCGTTTTTAGACGCGTTTAAACTATGGGAACTCAAAGATGATGACGATTTGAAGAAACAGATTGCTTGGCTGCTGGACGATGGGTGTCGTGAAGAGTATCGAAGTTTGCATGCTCATTTATTTGCGCTCTCCGAACAGGCACGCAACAAGTATGTGGAGGTTGGCGATGAAAAGAGTGATCATGCCAAGCTGGATGTCGTTCATAAATGTTTATACCAGCTACCTTCCGGTAACATTACCGCGTTTGGATGTGCTTGGGCAATTTATTTGAGCCGAATCGGTGTGGCCAAGAAGTACATTACGGAGGAAGAGGCTTGGGAAAACAAGATCAGAGCGGCCCGATTAATTCAGCAATCGTATAGCAGCTGGGATGACTTTTACATAGCATTTTTAGTGGGGAATCAATATTTCTCTGCTCACGAAGGCATTAAGAACTATGTGCGTATTACCGCGATGTTTGATTTGATGAGCGGCAGCTCTTTACTGTTTAACAAAGTGAAATGGGAGCAACCTTTGTTGCCGCATTAA
- a CDS encoding molecular chaperone HscC, whose product MRMIGIDLGTTNSLVACWDGAQAVIIPNVLGEHLTPSIVSVDDNGDILVGRVAQERQITHPHLTASTFKRFMGTDKKYHLGQLTLTSEELSSFILRSLKEDAEAYLGKPVTEAVISVPAYFNDVQRKATKYAAEMAGLTVERLISEPTAAALAYGLHQKGQDTSFLVFDLGGGTYDVSILEMFEGVMEVKSIAGDNYLGGEDFTELLVTHFIEQKQIELTDPKAKSALYKQAEQCKRTLGEEPVATMSLTVHGQEYKLQVSRAELEQLALPLLVRLRQPVIRALRDASLQPTDLDGVVMIGGTTRMPLIKHTIGRMFGKVPYASIHPDETVALGAAVQAALKQRDEALEEMILTDVCPYTLGTGVMKRLDNGQLSSGHYFPIIERNTPIPVSRVERLYTIKDNQKMILVDVYQGESRRVDNNLKLGEVEINVPPAPAGDQSIDVRYTYDINGILEVEVISVTTGKKERIVIEQNPGKLTNEQIEARLLEISNIKIHPRDRAENRLLLASGERMYEEALGEKREMIARCIREFEQALQTQNSRIIEKAAELYKQQLAHMEGWEYFT is encoded by the coding sequence TTGAGAATGATAGGAATTGATCTTGGAACGACCAATAGTTTAGTTGCCTGCTGGGATGGCGCTCAGGCAGTTATCATACCGAATGTGCTAGGGGAGCATTTGACTCCTTCTATAGTAAGTGTTGATGACAACGGAGATATTTTAGTAGGTAGAGTTGCACAGGAAAGGCAAATTACTCATCCCCATTTGACGGCCTCCACCTTCAAGCGATTTATGGGGACGGATAAAAAGTATCATTTGGGCCAGCTGACTCTCACGTCGGAGGAGCTATCATCGTTCATCCTTCGATCGCTCAAAGAGGATGCGGAAGCTTATTTGGGTAAGCCAGTCACAGAAGCGGTCATTAGTGTGCCCGCGTATTTTAACGATGTGCAACGCAAAGCGACCAAGTATGCGGCCGAAATGGCGGGATTAACCGTAGAGCGGCTTATTAGCGAGCCAACAGCGGCTGCACTTGCTTATGGGCTGCACCAAAAAGGACAGGATACGAGCTTTCTCGTGTTCGATCTTGGCGGTGGAACGTATGATGTGTCCATCCTAGAAATGTTCGAAGGAGTCATGGAGGTCAAATCCATTGCTGGCGATAACTATTTGGGTGGCGAAGACTTTACCGAACTGCTCGTTACTCATTTTATCGAGCAGAAGCAGATTGAGTTGACTGATCCGAAGGCAAAGTCTGCTCTGTACAAGCAAGCGGAGCAGTGCAAGCGCACGCTTGGCGAGGAGCCTGTTGCCACAATGAGCCTGACGGTGCATGGGCAAGAATATAAGCTGCAAGTAAGTAGAGCAGAGTTGGAGCAGTTGGCGCTGCCGCTGCTTGTTCGTTTGCGTCAGCCTGTGATCCGAGCGTTGCGGGATGCTTCCCTTCAACCTACTGATCTTGATGGAGTTGTCATGATTGGAGGCACCACCAGAATGCCGCTTATTAAGCATACGATCGGACGAATGTTCGGCAAGGTGCCTTATGCGAGTATTCATCCGGATGAGACTGTAGCTTTGGGGGCAGCGGTTCAGGCTGCCTTGAAGCAAAGAGATGAAGCGTTGGAGGAAATGATACTGACGGATGTATGCCCGTATACGCTTGGAACGGGTGTAATGAAGAGATTGGACAACGGGCAGTTATCCAGTGGACATTACTTTCCGATTATTGAGCGAAATACCCCGATACCTGTTAGCCGAGTGGAACGATTGTACACGATAAAGGACAACCAGAAAATGATCTTGGTCGATGTATACCAAGGGGAGAGTAGACGGGTCGATAACAACCTAAAGCTTGGTGAGGTTGAGATTAATGTCCCGCCGGCTCCGGCAGGGGATCAGAGCATAGACGTAAGGTATACATACGACATTAACGGCATTCTTGAAGTCGAAGTCATTAGTGTAACGACCGGCAAGAAAGAGCGAATCGTGATTGAGCAAAATCCCGGCAAGCTGACGAACGAGCAGATTGAAGCCCGTTTGCTAGAGATAAGCAACATTAAGATTCATCCTCGCGACCGCGCGGAGAACAGGTTGCTGCTTGCTAGTGGGGAGCGCATGTATGAAGAGGCGCTGGGAGAGAAGCGTGAAATGATAGCTCGCTGCATACGAGAATTTGAACAAGCCTTGCAGACGCAAAATAGCCGAATCATTGAAAAAGCTGCTGAATTGTACAAGCAGCAGTTGGCTCATATGGAAGGATGGGAATATTTCACGTGA